A single region of the Hyphomicrobiales bacterium genome encodes:
- a CDS encoding D-alanyl-lipoteichoic acid acyltransferase DltB (MBOAT superfamily): protein MLFNSYAFLLVFLPAALALHALVERFQPSWRLPLLLVLSIIFYGYWDWRFIPLIVLSIVINWAIATLFASTRRESLIVIAITANLFVLALFKYADFFADLANRLPGVSLPMLSLALPLGISFFTFHHVMYLTDLKAGKTKPFDLVRYGLYIAFFPQVLAGPLVRWSEIMHQFDERPYQRSDAAERFARGIMLLIVGLAKKVLIGDQLAVNVNPVFAAAELGSVTMIQAWQGTLSFAFQIYFDFSGYTDMALGIALMFGVVLPQNFDTPYRALSLQDFWRRWHMTLSRFLRDYLYIALGGNRHGLALQMLALFATMTLGGLWHGAGMTFVAWGVAHGVGLVAGVLWRRAGLPMHPIIGWFLTFLFVVLTWVLFRAESFQGALNIYEGLLGLAPLGSGFKWRAIAWAAAFAMIGPTAWALVHKPQPHPLLAVALAVMFIVLLLKIGDSESYEFIYFQF, encoded by the coding sequence ATGCTTTTTAACTCTTATGCGTTCTTGCTCGTGTTTCTGCCTGCCGCGCTTGCCTTGCATGCGCTGGTTGAACGCTTCCAGCCTTCCTGGCGCCTGCCGCTGCTGCTCGTTCTTTCGATCATCTTCTACGGCTACTGGGATTGGCGTTTCATTCCGCTGATCGTTCTGTCGATCGTGATCAACTGGGCCATCGCGACGCTTTTTGCGTCCACCCGGCGCGAGAGCCTGATCGTCATTGCCATCACCGCGAACCTGTTCGTCCTGGCGCTCTTCAAATACGCCGACTTCTTCGCGGACCTCGCCAACAGGCTGCCGGGGGTGTCGTTGCCGATGCTGTCGCTGGCGCTGCCACTCGGCATCTCGTTTTTCACCTTCCACCACGTGATGTATCTGACAGATCTAAAGGCGGGTAAGACCAAGCCGTTCGATCTGGTGCGTTACGGACTCTACATCGCCTTTTTCCCGCAGGTTCTCGCCGGCCCACTGGTGCGCTGGAGCGAGATCATGCACCAGTTCGACGAGCGGCCGTACCAGCGCAGCGACGCGGCCGAGCGCTTCGCGCGCGGGATCATGCTGCTGATCGTCGGGCTGGCGAAGAAGGTGCTGATCGGCGACCAGCTGGCGGTCAACGTCAATCCTGTGTTCGCCGCCGCCGAACTGGGGTCTGTGACGATGATCCAGGCGTGGCAGGGCACGCTGTCCTTCGCCTTCCAGATCTATTTCGATTTCTCCGGCTACACCGACATGGCTCTCGGTATCGCGCTGATGTTCGGCGTCGTGCTGCCGCAAAACTTCGACACGCCCTATCGGGCCCTCTCGCTGCAGGATTTCTGGCGGCGCTGGCACATGACCCTGTCGCGCTTCCTCCGCGACTATCTCTATATCGCGCTCGGTGGCAACCGGCATGGCTTGGCCTTGCAGATGCTCGCCCTGTTCGCGACGATGACGCTGGGTGGCCTGTGGCATGGCGCCGGGATGACTTTCGTCGCCTGGGGCGTGGCCCACGGCGTCGGCCTCGTCGCTGGCGTTCTCTGGCGCCGGGCGGGATTGCCCATGCACCCGATTATCGGGTGGTTTCTGACCTTTCTGTTCGTCGTGCTGACCTGGGTGTTGTTCCGCGCCGAGAGCTTCCAGGGTGCGCTCAACATCTATGAAGGGTTGCTCGGCCTGGCGCCGCTCGGTTCCGGGTTCAAATGGCGCGCGATCGCCTGGGCGGCCGCTTTCGCCATGATCGGCCCGACGGCCTGGGCACTGGTGCATAAGCCGCAGCCGCATCCGCTGCTCGCGGTGGCGCTCGCGGTCATGTTCATCGTGCTGCTGTTGAAGATCGGGGACAGTGAGTCCTATGAGTTCATCTACTTCCAGTTCTGA
- a CDS encoding Sugar lactone lactonase YvrE — translation MTEITCIARMSHLVGESIVWDAERSHLLWCDIMEPAIYALDIKSGERQRWGFADPVGSFGLTRSGKLVVALGRDVYLFDRDTEERTHLAQVETNPGTARLNDGKVGPDGAFWVGSMTPPDSPSVAALYRVTADGRVERKVEGLATSNGLAWSPDGRIMYHSDSRAAWVDRWDFDAATGKISNRQRFRTLSEQEGKPDGAATDSAGNYWSCGISAGCLNCFAPNGGLLARIPVPVPRPTMPCFGGPDLKTLYFTSLSSNLSDEVKAQYPLSGSVFSMPVDLAGAPVPRFAD, via the coding sequence ATGACCGAGATCACCTGCATTGCCCGCATGTCACACCTGGTGGGCGAATCCATCGTCTGGGACGCGGAGCGCAGCCATCTTCTTTGGTGCGACATCATGGAACCGGCCATCTACGCGCTCGACATCAAGAGCGGCGAACGCCAGCGCTGGGGCTTCGCCGATCCCGTGGGCAGCTTCGGGCTGACGCGCAGCGGCAAGCTCGTGGTGGCTCTCGGCCGCGACGTCTATCTCTTTGATCGCGACACCGAGGAGCGGACCCACCTGGCGCAGGTGGAGACCAATCCCGGCACCGCGCGGCTCAATGACGGCAAGGTCGGCCCGGACGGCGCGTTCTGGGTGGGAAGCATGACCCCGCCGGACAGCCCCTCGGTCGCCGCGCTCTATCGCGTGACCGCCGATGGCCGCGTCGAGCGGAAGGTCGAAGGCCTTGCGACCTCCAACGGCCTCGCCTGGTCGCCGGACGGGCGCATCATGTATCACTCGGATTCACGCGCTGCCTGGGTGGATCGCTGGGACTTCGATGCCGCGACTGGAAAGATCTCCAATCGCCAGCGCTTCCGGACCCTGAGCGAACAGGAGGGCAAGCCCGATGGCGCCGCCACCGACAGCGCGGGCAACTACTGGAGCTGCGGCATCTCGGCCGGGTGCCTGAACTGCTTCGCCCCGAACGGCGGCCTGCTGGCGCGCATCCCCGTGCCTGTACCGCGGCCGACCATGCCCTGCTTCGGTGGCCCGGATCTCAAGACGCTCTATTTCACGAGCCTGAGCTCCAATCTGAGCGACGAAGTGAAGGCCCAGTATCCGCTGTCTGGCAGCGTCTTCAGCATGCCGGTCGATCTCGCCGGCGCGCCGGTGCCCCGTTTCGCCGACTGA
- a CDS encoding GTP-binding protein produces MSDSRPRAPRAFRLDDPAVASYGPGADAVGEGLRRGGRIVVAEEDAPFDEADEIIVPRRRRKIAWGAWLASALGGLAVLGLTLALERLIRDLFNAYPALGWVAIALAAVAGVAFLAIVLREALGIFRERRIETLRARTEKAILTKDDREAGAIVTALCALYAHRPETARGRAVLSGMADEIIDASDRLTVAERELLEPLDRQARRIVANGAKQVSLVTAVSPRAIVDIGFVLFACVRLVRRVAAVYGGRPGLFGFLRLSGNVLSHLAVTGGVAVGDDIVQQVLGLGLAARISAKLGEGALNGLLTARVGIAAIAVCRPMPFIGVEEPRLQDVAAGLFDRAADAPASQT; encoded by the coding sequence ATGTCCGATAGCCGCCCGCGCGCGCCACGGGCTTTCCGCCTCGATGACCCGGCCGTGGCCTCCTACGGACCAGGTGCCGACGCGGTCGGCGAGGGATTGCGGCGCGGGGGCCGCATCGTCGTCGCGGAGGAGGATGCGCCGTTCGACGAGGCGGACGAGATCATTGTCCCTCGGCGGCGGCGCAAGATCGCCTGGGGCGCGTGGCTTGCCTCCGCTCTCGGCGGGCTCGCTGTCCTCGGCCTCACGCTCGCGCTTGAACGCCTGATTCGTGACCTGTTCAACGCCTATCCAGCGCTGGGCTGGGTCGCCATCGCGCTCGCGGCCGTCGCTGGCGTCGCCTTCCTCGCGATCGTCCTGCGCGAGGCGCTCGGCATCTTCCGTGAGCGGCGCATCGAGACGCTTCGGGCGAGGACTGAAAAGGCCATCCTTACGAAGGACGATCGCGAGGCGGGGGCGATCGTGACAGCTTTGTGCGCGCTTTATGCCCATCGGCCGGAGACCGCGCGCGGCCGCGCCGTGCTGTCCGGCATGGCCGACGAAATCATCGATGCGAGTGATCGGCTGACCGTTGCCGAGCGCGAACTTCTTGAACCCTTGGACCGGCAGGCCCGGCGTATCGTGGCCAATGGAGCGAAGCAGGTCTCGCTGGTGACGGCGGTAAGCCCGCGCGCCATCGTCGATATCGGCTTCGTGCTGTTCGCCTGCGTCCGCCTGGTGAGGCGGGTCGCTGCCGTCTATGGCGGCCGGCCGGGACTGTTCGGCTTCCTCCGGCTTTCCGGCAACGTGCTGTCGCACCTGGCTGTCACTGGCGGTGTCGCGGTTGGCGATGACATCGTCCAGCAGGTGCTTGGTCTCGGCTTGGCGGCGCGCATTTCCGCCAAGCTCGGGGAGGGGGCCCTGAATGGCCTGTTGACGGCGCGCGTCGGCATCGCCGCCATTGCGGTCTGCCGGCCGATGCCCTTCATCGGCGTCGAAGAGCCGCGTTTGCAGGATGTCGCGGCGGGGCTCTTCGATCGCGCCGCCGATGCGCCGGCAAGCCAAACCTGA
- a CDS encoding conserved hypothetical protein (Evidence 4 : Unknown function but conserved in other organisms), which translates to MSTPSFLDGTVDAIRNLGHYAAATVSPRLRLGVTGLSRSGKTVFTTALVHHLLASVAMPVFRASAEGRIRKARLDDQPDDTVPRFPFEEHMASLAEPERRWPESTRRIAELRVSIDYERAAGWRGGPATLALDIVDYPGEWLLDLALLDKSFAEWSRETVAGSRKPERAGIAGAWHHALQRDPAGAVGEADITQLAGTFTDYLKALRAGPEAVATTPPGRFLMPGDLAGSPALTFAPLDLPPGFVTPPRSLASQMERRYEAYKAQVVRPFFREHFARLDRQIVLVDVLASLDAGPAALAELETALDQVLLAFRAGRNSFLSSIFSPRIDKVLFAATKADHLHRADHQRLEAILKLLVDRSMRRTQGAGGTVGTVALAAIRATREATVREDGENLAAIVGTPAAGEEIDGQIFDGETEAAIFPGELPDNPETVFSGGFPPGALRFPRFRPPRRARAHGGRLAPLPHIRLDRALEFLLGDRLA; encoded by the coding sequence GTGAGCACACCATCCTTCCTCGACGGCACCGTCGACGCCATCCGCAACCTTGGCCATTACGCAGCCGCCACCGTCTCTCCACGGTTGCGGCTGGGCGTGACGGGCCTGTCACGCTCGGGCAAGACGGTCTTCACCACGGCCCTTGTCCATCATCTGCTCGCCTCCGTCGCCATGCCGGTCTTTCGCGCCTCCGCCGAAGGACGCATCCGCAAGGCCCGCCTCGACGACCAGCCTGACGACACGGTGCCGCGCTTTCCCTTCGAGGAGCATATGGCGTCGCTCGCCGAGCCGGAGCGGCGCTGGCCGGAGTCGACGCGCAGGATCGCGGAGCTGCGCGTCAGCATTGACTACGAGCGCGCTGCCGGCTGGCGAGGCGGCCCCGCGACGCTCGCCCTCGACATTGTCGACTATCCCGGTGAATGGCTCCTCGACCTCGCGCTCCTCGACAAGAGCTTCGCCGAATGGTCGCGTGAGACGGTGGCCGGCAGCCGCAAGCCGGAGCGGGCCGGGATTGCCGGGGCGTGGCACCATGCCCTGCAGCGCGATCCGGCGGGCGCGGTCGGCGAGGCCGATATTACCCAGCTCGCGGGGACATTCACAGATTATCTGAAGGCGCTGCGGGCAGGTCCCGAGGCCGTCGCGACGACGCCACCGGGCCGCTTCCTGATGCCAGGCGACCTTGCCGGCTCGCCGGCCCTGACCTTCGCGCCGCTCGATCTGCCGCCGGGCTTCGTCACGCCGCCGCGCAGCCTCGCGAGCCAGATGGAACGCCGCTACGAGGCTTACAAGGCGCAGGTCGTGCGGCCGTTCTTCCGCGAGCATTTCGCGCGGCTCGACCGTCAGATCGTTCTGGTCGACGTGCTCGCATCACTCGACGCGGGTCCCGCCGCGCTCGCCGAACTGGAGACCGCGCTCGATCAGGTGCTGCTCGCCTTTCGTGCGGGCCGCAACAGTTTCCTGTCGAGCATCTTCTCGCCGCGTATCGACAAGGTGCTGTTCGCCGCCACCAAGGCCGACCATCTGCACCGGGCCGACCACCAGCGGCTGGAAGCCATCCTGAAGTTGCTTGTCGACCGTTCGATGCGCCGGACGCAGGGCGCGGGGGGCACCGTCGGCACAGTGGCCCTTGCCGCGATCCGTGCGACGCGCGAGGCAACGGTTCGCGAGGATGGCGAGAACCTGGCGGCAATCGTCGGCACGCCGGCAGCCGGCGAAGAGATTGACGGCCAGATTTTCGACGGTGAGACGGAGGCCGCGATCTTTCCCGGCGAGCTGCCCGACAATCCCGAGACCGTGTTTTCAGGCGGCTTTCCGCCCGGTGCCCTGCGCTTCCCGCGCTTTCGGCCGCCGCGCCGCGCGCGTGCTCATGGCGGGCGTCTCGCGCCGCTGCCCCATATCCGGCTTGATCGTGCGCTGGAGTTCCTGCTGGGCGACAGGCTGGCGTGA
- a CDS encoding Phosphohistidine phosphatase yields MRRLILLRHAKSDWPDGVADHDRPLAARGRKAAPLMAAYMAAEQLIPDLALVSSARRTQDTWALVGPALGKARPDGTGTADLPMKTEKRIYEARVEILLTVLRGIAEDVKTLLVVGHNPGMAELTLLLSGGGDSQQLADLQRKFPTAALSVIDFPGRWAELAPFKGRLDRFITPKSLGGEDD; encoded by the coding sequence ATGCGCCGGCTTATCCTCCTGCGCCACGCCAAGTCCGACTGGCCCGATGGCGTGGCTGATCACGACAGACCCCTCGCAGCGCGCGGCCGCAAGGCAGCGCCGCTCATGGCCGCCTATATGGCCGCGGAGCAGCTGATTCCCGACCTCGCCCTCGTGTCCTCCGCCAGGCGGACACAAGACACCTGGGCTTTGGTGGGGCCGGCGCTCGGGAAAGCCCGCCCCGACGGAACGGGGACGGCCGACCTGCCGATGAAGACCGAGAAGCGCATCTACGAGGCGCGGGTCGAGATCCTGCTAACGGTGCTGCGCGGGATCGCGGAGGACGTGAAGACGCTTCTCGTCGTCGGCCACAATCCCGGCATGGCGGAGCTGACGCTGCTGTTGTCAGGCGGCGGCGACAGCCAGCAGCTCGCGGATCTGCAGCGCAAGTTTCCGACGGCCGCGCTGTCGGTCATCGATTTTCCCGGACGCTGGGCGGAGCTCGCGCCGTTCAAGGGCCGCCTCGACCGTTTCATTACGCCGAAAAGCCTGGGCGGTGAGGATGACTGA
- a CDS encoding Methionine-gamma-lyase, with the protein MSASDYHKDRLGNQKLHPETLMLGYGYDPALSEGAVKPPVFLTSTFVFKTAEDGRDFFDYTAGRRVPPEGATGGLVYSRFNHPNSEIVEDRLAIFEEAESCAIFSSGMAAIATTLLAVMRPGDIILHSQPLYGGTETLIARTLSPFGIGAVGFSNGVSPDAIATATAYALAACGQAQTGSAGKVSVIFVETPSNPLNSVVDFELITRAADTIAEKQGSRPLIVCDNTLLGPLFQKPLAHGIDLVIYSLTKYVGGHSDLVAGAVVGGRETVKPIKLLRGAIGNQLDPHSAWMLGRSLETLTLRMTAACRNAEAVTRFLAGHPRVSRVYYPAFFAEGSPERDVYLRQCTAAGTTFAFDIAGGQDEAFRFLNALRIVKLAVSLGGTESLVCHPATTVHSGVPRELRERIGISDATIRMSIGIEHADDLIADIAQALATLEQA; encoded by the coding sequence ATGAGTGCGTCGGACTATCACAAGGACCGCCTCGGCAACCAGAAGCTCCATCCCGAAACATTGATGCTCGGCTACGGCTATGATCCTGCCCTGTCAGAAGGGGCCGTGAAGCCGCCGGTCTTCCTGACCTCGACTTTCGTCTTCAAGACCGCCGAAGACGGTCGCGACTTCTTCGACTACACGGCCGGACGCCGGGTGCCGCCGGAGGGCGCGACAGGCGGCCTCGTCTATTCCCGCTTCAACCATCCCAACAGCGAGATCGTCGAGGACCGCCTGGCGATCTTCGAGGAGGCGGAGAGCTGCGCCATCTTTTCCAGTGGCATGGCCGCCATCGCCACCACGCTCCTTGCGGTGATGCGCCCCGGCGATATCATCCTGCATTCGCAGCCGCTCTACGGCGGCACCGAGACACTGATCGCCCGCACCCTAAGCCCCTTCGGCATCGGCGCGGTCGGGTTCAGCAACGGTGTTTCGCCCGATGCCATCGCCACGGCGACCGCCTATGCCCTCGCCGCCTGCGGGCAAGCGCAAACCGGGAGCGCCGGCAAGGTCAGCGTCATCTTCGTGGAAACCCCTTCGAACCCGCTCAATTCAGTCGTCGATTTCGAACTCATCACGCGGGCCGCTGACACGATCGCGGAGAAGCAGGGGTCCCGCCCCCTGATCGTCTGCGACAACACCCTGCTCGGGCCGCTCTTCCAGAAGCCGCTCGCCCATGGCATCGATCTGGTGATCTATTCGCTGACGAAATATGTGGGCGGCCATTCGGATCTGGTCGCCGGCGCGGTCGTCGGCGGACGCGAGACGGTCAAGCCCATCAAGCTTCTGCGCGGGGCCATCGGCAACCAGCTCGATCCCCATTCGGCCTGGATGCTCGGCCGATCCCTGGAAACGCTGACGCTGCGCATGACCGCCGCCTGCCGCAATGCGGAAGCCGTGACCCGCTTTCTGGCGGGGCATCCCAGGGTCAGCCGCGTCTACTATCCCGCCTTTTTCGCCGAGGGCAGCCCGGAGCGCGACGTCTATCTCAGGCAGTGCACGGCGGCAGGGACAACCTTCGCCTTCGATATCGCCGGCGGCCAGGATGAAGCCTTCCGCTTCCTCAACGCGCTCCGGATCGTCAAGCTCGCGGTCAGCCTCGGGGGCACGGAATCGCTCGTCTGCCATCCTGCGACGACGGTCCATTCGGGCGTGCCACGAGAGCTGCGGGAACGTATCGGCATCTCTGATGCGACCATCCGCATGTCGATCGGCATCGAGCATGCCGATGATCTCATCGCCGATATTGCCCAGGCGCTCGCCACATTAGAACAAGCATAG
- a CDS encoding conserved exported hypothetical protein (Evidence 4 : Unknown function but conserved in other organisms), producing the protein MKRASIAVLTGIALMLGACVGAVQDKENMMTAAGFNVRLADTPDKIAALKKFPPHKFFAQNKNNQVVYFYADPTICRCLYYGNQQAYQTYRQMAFQQNLADQQQMTAEINQQTAFDFGPWGDPFWY; encoded by the coding sequence GTGAAACGAGCTTCGATAGCGGTGCTGACAGGCATCGCCCTGATGTTGGGTGCCTGCGTGGGAGCCGTGCAGGACAAGGAAAACATGATGACCGCGGCCGGCTTCAATGTGCGGCTGGCGGACACCCCCGACAAGATTGCCGCTCTCAAGAAATTCCCGCCGCACAAGTTCTTCGCGCAGAACAAGAATAACCAGGTCGTCTATTTCTACGCCGACCCGACGATCTGTCGCTGCCTGTATTACGGCAATCAGCAGGCCTACCAGACCTATCGCCAGATGGCCTTCCAGCAGAACCTTGCCGACCAGCAGCAGATGACGGCCGAGATCAACCAGCAGACGGCCTTCGACTTCGGCCCCTGGGGCGATCCCTTCTGGTACTGA
- the msrQ gene encoding Protein-methionine-sulfoxide reductase heme-binding subunit MsrQ, whose amino-acid sequence MPPAAKLPWCDRAGRLSPLKLVTFLCVLAPGIWIGFSWAMGWYAPKPVTEAIHQNGLWAVRLILASLAVTPLRRIGNWPKLILIRRMLGVAAFGYVVIHFALYCLDQGFDLGRVASEIALRIYLTIGFVALVGLAALAATSTDAMIRRLGRRWQTLHRAIYAITPLALIHFYLQSKIDVTEAVLMTGLFGLAFAYRLMHRFAIPLRAVQLAGAAVVTGALTAVVEIIWYAATTGAPWQFVLEANLDVETAIRPAWWVMAVGFGIALIAAVRLPQGGNPRRAAPLPVRAGEGATSS is encoded by the coding sequence ATGCCGCCTGCGGCAAAGCTGCCCTGGTGCGACCGTGCGGGCCGGCTTTCGCCGCTCAAGCTCGTCACCTTCCTCTGCGTCCTCGCGCCCGGGATCTGGATTGGCTTTTCCTGGGCGATGGGATGGTATGCTCCCAAACCTGTGACCGAGGCCATTCATCAGAACGGGTTGTGGGCGGTCCGTCTGATCCTTGCATCGCTTGCCGTGACGCCGCTGCGCCGGATCGGCAACTGGCCTAAGCTCATACTCATCAGGCGTATGCTCGGTGTGGCGGCCTTCGGTTATGTGGTGATCCACTTCGCGCTCTATTGCCTGGATCAGGGTTTCGATCTCGGCCGCGTGGCGAGCGAGATTGCCCTGCGGATCTATCTCACGATCGGCTTCGTCGCCCTCGTCGGGCTCGCGGCGCTTGCCGCGACGTCCACCGATGCCATGATCCGGCGGCTGGGGCGCCGCTGGCAGACGCTGCATCGCGCCATCTACGCCATAACGCCGCTGGCGCTCATCCATTTCTACCTGCAATCGAAGATCGATGTCACGGAGGCCGTGCTGATGACCGGCCTTTTCGGATTGGCTTTCGCCTATCGCCTGATGCATCGCTTCGCCATACCCCTGAGGGCGGTGCAGCTCGCCGGCGCAGCGGTCGTCACGGGCGCGCTCACCGCCGTCGTGGAGATCATTTGGTATGCGGCGACGACCGGGGCGCCTTGGCAGTTCGTTCTTGAAGCCAATCTTGACGTGGAGACAGCGATCCGTCCCGCGTGGTGGGTGATGGCGGTCGGCTTCGGCATCGCGTTGATCGCCGCCGTGCGCCTGCCGCAGGGCGGCAATCCCAGAAGAGCCGCGCCTCTTCCTGTCAGGGCGGGGGAGGGAGCGACCTCGTCCTGA
- a CDS encoding LTXXQ motif family protein, which yields MQKTMIAALAALAVAGSGALSASYAQPANAPGASQSSATQQETRETRDHKRGPMRLSAEDRGALLDARLAGFKAGLKLTTEQEKSWPALETAVRDIAKQRGERMAKWREAREERGKKERPDMIERLRRGATMMEERAKTMQTLADAAAPLYESLDTGQKRRFDVMARDMMDQHGGPRRGGPERGPHHRG from the coding sequence ATGCAGAAGACAATGATAGCCGCCCTTGCCGCATTGGCCGTCGCCGGCTCAGGCGCCCTCTCGGCAAGCTATGCGCAGCCCGCCAACGCGCCGGGCGCCTCCCAAAGCAGCGCCACGCAGCAGGAAACCCGTGAGACCCGGGACCACAAGCGCGGCCCGATGCGGCTGTCGGCGGAAGACCGTGGCGCCTTGCTCGATGCACGTCTCGCGGGCTTCAAGGCTGGATTGAAGCTGACGACCGAGCAGGAAAAGTCTTGGCCGGCGCTGGAGACCGCGGTGCGGGATATCGCCAAGCAGCGCGGCGAGCGGATGGCCAAATGGCGCGAGGCGCGCGAAGAGCGCGGCAAAAAGGAGCGCCCGGACATGATCGAGCGCCTCCGCCGAGGGGCCACGATGATGGAAGAACGGGCCAAGACCATGCAAACGCTGGCCGACGCGGCCGCGCCGCTCTACGAGAGCCTGGACACCGGGCAGAAGCGGCGCTTCGATGTGATGGCGCGCGACATGATGGATCAGCACGGCGGCCCCCGTCGTGGCGGCCCCGAGCGCGGCCCGCATCATCGCGGCTGA